A genome region from Flavobacterium sp. CFS9 includes the following:
- a CDS encoding aspartate aminotransferase family protein, whose protein sequence is MELLKKYHLSECAKIVSASIPGEKSKVLLKLQSEIEGSVVSYPKSMPIAIKRAKGSIIEDVDGNQFIDFFGGCGVLNVGHGNEYVLDYVKEQQTELIHALDFPTENKLDLIQLILKNLPTEIQEEYKVSFGGPTGSDAIEAAIKLAKIKTGRDGIIAFTGGYHGMSSGALAVTSDTFFRNKLTSLIPNVSFAPYSYCYRCPFSKNSDSCEFECVSHFEWILNTAHSGIVKPAAIILEPLQGEGGNIAPKEGYLERIVEIAHKHDVIVIFDEVQSGFFRTGKFLEFMNTKAVPDIVTFSKGFGGIGFPISGLIYRKSIEAWKPADHIGTFRSNQVSIAAARGAFDFIDEYEIEKYTESIGCYLMEKLKELEAENPFIGDVRGKGMMLGVEFVKDKITKEPFPEYLKELREECFQRGLLFEVGGHYKNVMRLIPPLITTSKIVDEAIEIMKEAIKVRMEKYLESVL, encoded by the coding sequence ATGGAGTTACTTAAAAAGTATCATTTATCTGAATGTGCAAAAATTGTTTCAGCTTCAATACCTGGTGAAAAATCGAAAGTATTGTTGAAGCTGCAAAGTGAAATTGAAGGAAGTGTTGTTTCATATCCTAAAAGTATGCCAATTGCAATAAAAAGAGCGAAAGGAAGTATTATTGAAGACGTGGACGGGAATCAGTTTATTGACTTTTTTGGAGGATGCGGAGTTCTGAATGTGGGACATGGTAACGAATATGTGCTAGATTATGTTAAAGAGCAACAAACAGAATTGATTCATGCATTAGATTTTCCAACTGAAAATAAGCTTGATTTAATTCAGCTAATATTAAAAAACTTGCCAACTGAGATTCAGGAGGAATACAAGGTGAGTTTTGGAGGACCTACGGGATCAGATGCTATAGAAGCAGCAATAAAACTGGCAAAAATTAAGACAGGACGTGATGGAATTATAGCTTTCACAGGAGGGTATCACGGAATGAGTTCCGGGGCTTTGGCAGTAACTTCAGATACATTTTTTCGTAATAAATTGACATCCCTAATTCCAAATGTAAGTTTTGCACCCTATAGTTATTGCTATCGTTGTCCTTTCAGTAAAAATAGTGATAGTTGTGAGTTCGAATGTGTAAGTCATTTCGAATGGATATTAAATACGGCACATTCAGGAATTGTAAAACCTGCTGCTATAATACTGGAACCTCTGCAAGGTGAAGGAGGTAATATCGCACCTAAAGAGGGGTACCTTGAACGTATAGTCGAAATAGCTCATAAACATGATGTTATTGTAATTTTTGATGAAGTTCAAAGTGGTTTTTTCAGAACAGGAAAGTTTTTAGAGTTTATGAATACAAAAGCGGTACCTGATATTGTAACATTTTCTAAAGGCTTTGGAGGAATAGGTTTTCCTATTTCCGGATTAATCTATAGAAAAAGTATAGAAGCCTGGAAGCCTGCGGATCATATAGGAACCTTTAGATCTAATCAGGTGAGTATCGCGGCAGCAAGAGGAGCTTTTGATTTTATTGATGAATATGAGATTGAAAAGTATACAGAGTCAATAGGATGCTATTTAATGGAAAAATTGAAGGAATTAGAAGCCGAAAATCCATTTATAGGAGATGTAAGAGGAAAGGGAATGATGTTGGGGGTAGAGTTTGTAAAAGATAAGATTACTAAGGAACCTTTTCCGGAATATCTTAAAGAGCTTAGAGAGGAATGCTTTCAGCGTGGGCTATTGTTTGAAGTAGGTGGTCATTATAAAAATGTAATGAGATTGATCCCTCCTTTAATCACAACTTCCAAAATTGTTGATGAAGCAATTGAAATTATGAAAGAGGCCATCAAAGTTAGAATGGAAAAATACTTGGAATCAGTTCTGTAA
- a CDS encoding 4'-phosphopantetheinyl transferase superfamily protein, giving the protein MQESLLKLPIDFQKKVKSYRRWQDAQLSLLGRILLYKGTDNFDKKYREINIKYTEYNKPYFGEERGEVFFNISHSGKIVVCAVTNLCEIGIDIELKRDIQLEDFQPQMTDGEWMKITGSFNKMDSFYNYWTQKEAVIKGCGKGLTVPLRSFEVLKNTAIVDNENFFLKQIWLDDQYKCHIATNKLVNESSIKISEFDSSKLSHKLIQI; this is encoded by the coding sequence ATGCAAGAGTCTTTGCTAAAATTACCAATTGATTTTCAAAAAAAAGTAAAGAGCTATCGCAGATGGCAGGATGCTCAATTGTCATTATTAGGAAGGATATTACTTTATAAAGGGACTGATAATTTTGATAAAAAATATAGAGAAATCAATATAAAATATACCGAATATAATAAACCTTATTTTGGGGAAGAAAGAGGAGAAGTTTTTTTTAATATTTCTCATTCTGGAAAAATTGTTGTTTGTGCTGTGACTAATCTGTGTGAAATTGGAATAGATATTGAGTTAAAACGCGATATTCAGTTGGAAGATTTTCAACCTCAGATGACAGATGGGGAATGGATGAAAATTACCGGATCTTTTAATAAGATGGATTCATTTTATAATTATTGGACACAAAAAGAAGCTGTAATCAAAGGTTGTGGAAAAGGTTTAACCGTACCACTAAGATCTTTTGAAGTATTGAAAAATACAGCAATTGTTGATAATGAAAATTTTTTTCTAAAACAAATTTGGTTAGACGATCAATACAAATGCCATATAGCAACTAATAAATTAGTTAATGAATCAAGTATAAAGATTTCAGAATTTGATTCTTCAAAATTATCCCACAAATTAATTCAGATTTAA
- a CDS encoding histidinol-phosphate transaminase: protein MISLDKNEFPSDLPKSIKEEVISKLIISDWNRYPVAEPQELIALIAQLNSVPADSLILGNGSSGLIMRFLGELSKHYNRIVTPDPSFELFDICPKLFDLNHITWGFNNELDYDYVGFPRGKNSIYVFCTPNNPTGTLIDPIFVETEVANDPSSVFLIDEAYAEFANDSYAHLIQKYNNVIVLKTFSKALGAAAIRLGYAICSDTIKKQLKKNDLPYKFSPFTIISAKVLINNFEKVIQPRIERIIEAREEMFHTLNEMLLDKDVKVSKSHGNFIPIRFYNESLKNEFTQRCIDSEIIIGKVRNYPDFFRITIGSKEENNKIIRIIEGLVAKPICIGDGV from the coding sequence ATGATTTCTTTAGATAAAAACGAGTTCCCGTCTGATCTCCCAAAAAGTATCAAGGAAGAGGTAATTAGTAAGCTAATAATTTCTGACTGGAACAGATATCCAGTTGCTGAGCCACAAGAATTAATAGCTTTAATTGCTCAATTAAATAGTGTTCCTGCTGATTCATTGATTCTTGGGAATGGGTCTTCGGGCTTAATTATGAGATTCTTAGGGGAGCTTTCAAAGCACTATAATAGAATTGTTACACCAGATCCAAGTTTCGAACTATTTGATATTTGTCCAAAATTATTCGATCTAAATCATATAACTTGGGGTTTTAATAATGAATTGGATTACGATTATGTGGGGTTTCCCAGAGGTAAGAATTCAATTTATGTGTTTTGTACACCAAACAATCCAACAGGAACTTTAATTGATCCAATATTTGTAGAAACTGAAGTAGCTAACGATCCATCCAGTGTTTTTTTAATCGATGAGGCATACGCAGAATTTGCGAATGATTCATACGCACATTTGATTCAAAAATATAACAATGTCATTGTTTTGAAAACATTCTCGAAAGCTTTAGGAGCTGCAGCAATTAGATTAGGGTATGCTATTTGTTCAGATACGATCAAGAAACAATTGAAAAAAAATGATCTTCCTTATAAGTTCTCACCGTTTACTATTATTTCCGCCAAAGTGTTAATCAATAATTTTGAGAAAGTTATTCAACCTAGAATTGAAAGAATTATTGAAGCTCGTGAAGAAATGTTTCATACTTTAAATGAAATGCTTTTAGACAAGGATGTTAAGGTTTCTAAATCTCATGGAAATTTTATTCCGATTCGGTTTTACAATGAGAGCTTAAAGAATGAATTTACACAGCGATGTATTGATTCAGAGATAATAATTGGTAAAGTTAGAAATTATCCTGATTTTTTTCGAATAACAATCGGATCAAAAGAAGAGAATAATAAAATCATTCGAATTATAGAAGGTTTAGTTGCAAAGCCTATCTGTATAGGCGACGGAGTATAG
- a CDS encoding thioesterase II family protein — MTTNNKIIALPFAGGNKYSFNNIEKYIPKKIDWITLELPGRGSRFKEKLFDNVDQMVNDLFNQIMPHIQEGNYIIYGHSMGTLLGYELAKKITEKRMHKPMALFFTGRGAPGFSRFNNKKSILPSSLFWEEVGKIGGLPKEILECNELLDLYYPIMKSDFKAIEDYSYFPMEIPFTFPIHILMGKDEIGFGDEKTPLTGMKDWQNETSNNCTFELLEGDHFFIFKHAESIAKRISQIAINSVVIF, encoded by the coding sequence ATGACAACGAATAATAAAATAATAGCTCTTCCATTTGCAGGAGGTAATAAATATAGCTTTAATAATATTGAAAAGTATATACCAAAAAAGATAGATTGGATTACCTTGGAGCTTCCAGGAAGAGGTAGTCGTTTTAAAGAGAAATTGTTTGACAACGTTGACCAGATGGTAAATGATCTATTTAATCAAATAATGCCACATATACAAGAAGGAAATTATATCATATATGGTCATAGTATGGGGACATTATTAGGATATGAATTGGCAAAGAAAATTACTGAAAAAAGAATGCATAAACCCATGGCTCTTTTTTTTACAGGACGCGGGGCGCCAGGATTTAGCCGCTTTAATAACAAAAAATCTATATTACCCAGTTCTCTTTTTTGGGAAGAAGTAGGTAAAATTGGAGGACTGCCAAAAGAAATTTTAGAATGTAATGAACTTTTGGATCTTTACTATCCAATTATGAAATCGGATTTTAAAGCTATAGAGGACTATAGCTATTTCCCGATGGAGATACCTTTTACTTTTCCTATTCATATTTTAATGGGTAAGGATGAAATAGGTTTTGGTGATGAAAAAACCCCTCTTACCGGTATGAAGGACTGGCAAAATGAGACTAGCAATAATTGTACATTTGAACTTTTAGAAGGAGATCATTTTTTTATTTTTAAACACGCTGAATCAATCGCAAAAAGGATATCTCAAATTGCTATTAACTCTGTTGTTATTTTTTAG
- a CDS encoding MBL fold metallo-hydrolase: MNTDLVYLKPNLVIEPLFDNWYAWSHLISPATAAMNIVGRHLKIMGSYIQAPTAHAAAVKNPKMLGGPFIDYEGKRVDEIEQLRNNTLKSQKDLIAFSEGIKELDLMLKTKAKGYSLEPLYAEVPEILKGYVELIYDLNNQPSFRFFETLLYNSEFYKETSQSILLWLTDNDERPFVLSTPRLEDKDKIHLNIPFNHSGLDELSKMRRIPGSLSEIKKKLDIPSDMEAVFESFFTIEVPKPYEKYMGDKVRMRYFGHACILVETKDISILIDPIISYYGYPQEVERFSDMDLPDTIDYVLITHNHQDHILFETLIPLRHKIKNIVVPRSSNGSLQDPSLKLMFNSIGFNNVVEIDEMDTIKFNDCSITGIPFIGEHSDLNIQAKICHHVRVGDFKMLFVADSCNVESKIYQRVQSLLGDVDVIFLGMECDGAPLSWLYGPLLTEPLARDKDSSRRLAGSNFERGRGLVEAFNPKEVYVYAMGQEPWLEFISSIKYTAESHPIVQSDLLIKDCQANNIIAERLFGEKEIMYSK, translated from the coding sequence ATGAATACAGATCTAGTTTATTTAAAACCGAATTTAGTAATCGAACCACTTTTTGATAACTGGTATGCATGGAGTCATTTAATATCTCCGGCAACAGCAGCAATGAATATTGTGGGTAGACATTTGAAAATAATGGGATCCTATATTCAGGCTCCTACTGCCCATGCCGCTGCTGTGAAAAACCCAAAAATGTTAGGTGGACCTTTTATAGATTATGAAGGAAAACGAGTAGACGAAATAGAGCAGTTACGCAACAATACTTTAAAAAGTCAAAAAGATCTCATTGCTTTTAGTGAAGGGATTAAAGAGCTAGATTTAATGCTTAAAACAAAAGCAAAAGGATACTCTCTTGAACCACTATATGCAGAGGTTCCTGAGATATTAAAGGGCTATGTAGAATTGATTTATGATCTTAACAACCAGCCTTCATTTCGATTTTTTGAGACATTATTATATAATAGTGAATTTTACAAAGAAACTTCACAGAGTATTTTGTTATGGTTAACTGATAATGACGAAAGACCCTTTGTACTCAGTACGCCACGTTTAGAAGATAAGGATAAAATACATTTGAATATACCTTTTAATCATAGTGGGCTAGATGAGCTCAGTAAAATGAGAAGAATTCCAGGATCACTAAGTGAAATTAAAAAGAAATTGGATATACCTTCTGATATGGAGGCAGTTTTTGAATCTTTTTTTACAATTGAAGTTCCTAAGCCTTATGAAAAATATATGGGAGACAAAGTAAGAATGCGTTATTTTGGTCATGCCTGTATATTAGTAGAAACTAAGGATATTAGTATTCTTATAGATCCTATTATTAGTTATTATGGTTATCCTCAGGAAGTGGAGCGATTTTCAGATATGGATCTACCTGATACTATTGATTATGTCTTAATTACACATAATCATCAAGATCATATTTTATTCGAAACACTTATTCCTTTAAGACATAAAATAAAAAATATAGTTGTACCAAGATCTTCTAATGGTAGTTTGCAGGATCCTAGTTTGAAGTTGATGTTTAATTCGATTGGATTTAATAATGTAGTAGAAATTGATGAAATGGATACTATTAAATTTAACGATTGTTCTATTACAGGAATTCCATTTATAGGAGAGCATTCAGATTTAAATATTCAGGCTAAAATATGTCACCATGTGCGTGTTGGAGATTTTAAAATGCTTTTCGTTGCTGATTCCTGCAATGTAGAATCAAAAATCTACCAGAGAGTGCAATCTTTACTTGGAGATGTTGATGTTATCTTTTTAGGGATGGAATGTGACGGAGCGCCACTTTCATGGCTTTATGGTCCATTGCTAACAGAACCATTGGCAAGAGATAAGGATTCTTCCCGTAGATTGGCGGGCTCTAATTTTGAAAGAGGCAGGGGCTTAGTAGAAGCATTTAATCCAAAAGAAGTCTATGTGTATGCAATGGGGCAGGAGCCCTGGCTAGAATTTATCAGTAGTATAAAATATACAGCCGAATCTCATCCTATTGTTCAGTCTGACCTATTGATAAAGGATTGTCAGGCTAACAATATAATTGCTGAACGTTTGTTTGGAGAAAAAGAGATTATGTACTCAAAGTAG
- a CDS encoding FAD-dependent oxidoreductase, with amino-acid sequence MGQYKSRQEFLKNNPRSIAFAALAKATKMQNTITNQAIKLSPNQLEGKEVIIIGSGVGGLTTAYELLAQESGAKVTVLEASHKTGGRCMSLRTGDTLIEDANSDLFDSKPGEPQVVRFKRPVGDSEPYLNAGPGRIPSSHKRLLSYLKRFSVDVEIYVMNSESNLVQKNESFGGKPMVYRRLDHNTRGWLAQMVYQNAEELLRNSKVGISENNLKARVEELQSLMISFGELDVDGTYSATAGSPGFEDGKTRAGYEVLPGVAAGIVADVLSFDKLLESKFWEGTKFYQPIDFLWQPTLFQPVGGMDQVQHAFAQQVAALGGNILLNSPVKKIKWDSTKEKYIISVGQVGTEEPIYYEADYCVCNLAMPFLKNILDADLLKSGLEPEFKDALEAVFVAQFEPTQAPGYKPRKDGYVPRFLACTSKVGWQANRYLWQGSPINPKTMGVEKSEVGVVPIFGGISWTDNEIQQIWYPSTAYQDEKGVLTGAYNFDKVAYDWGKLSVDERLTKARNDASKFGKKFAEGLGEGVAIAWQNMPNIKGGWAYWQAVGDANYSTKQFNAIAQGSGIIDPKTKNASDANFFIVGDQISSLPGWQEGAIAAALNAISRMAKPEVKIQPLKNLPDTRLMVEGI; translated from the coding sequence ATGGGACAGTACAAAAGTCGTCAGGAATTTTTAAAAAACAATCCGAGATCAATTGCATTTGCCGCATTGGCTAAAGCAACAAAAATGCAAAACACGATTACCAATCAAGCGATTAAACTTAGTCCAAATCAACTAGAAGGAAAGGAAGTTATAATCATCGGGTCTGGTGTTGGAGGACTTACCACCGCGTATGAACTACTCGCTCAAGAGTCAGGTGCAAAAGTAACCGTTCTGGAAGCATCTCATAAAACGGGAGGACGCTGCATGAGCTTACGCACAGGGGATACACTCATCGAAGATGCCAACAGTGATTTGTTCGATTCGAAACCTGGAGAACCACAAGTTGTTCGGTTTAAACGCCCGGTGGGAGACTCAGAACCTTACCTTAATGCAGGTCCTGGTCGTATTCCAAGCAGTCACAAACGACTCCTTTCTTACTTAAAACGTTTTTCGGTAGACGTTGAAATATATGTGATGAACTCTGAATCTAATTTGGTTCAAAAGAACGAAAGTTTCGGAGGTAAGCCAATGGTTTACCGTCGTTTGGATCATAATACAAGAGGTTGGTTGGCGCAGATGGTATACCAAAATGCGGAAGAATTACTTCGCAATTCAAAAGTGGGAATTAGTGAAAATAATCTTAAAGCACGCGTTGAAGAATTACAAAGTTTGATGATCAGTTTCGGAGAGCTTGATGTAGATGGAACCTATAGCGCAACGGCTGGATCACCTGGCTTCGAGGATGGAAAAACACGCGCCGGATATGAAGTTTTACCTGGTGTTGCGGCTGGAATTGTAGCCGATGTTTTAAGTTTTGATAAATTGCTTGAATCAAAATTTTGGGAAGGCACGAAATTCTATCAACCTATAGATTTTCTTTGGCAACCTACTTTATTTCAACCTGTTGGAGGAATGGATCAGGTGCAACACGCTTTTGCTCAACAAGTCGCAGCTTTGGGGGGAAATATTCTTTTGAATAGTCCTGTAAAAAAAATAAAGTGGGACTCAACTAAAGAAAAGTACATCATTTCGGTTGGACAAGTTGGAACAGAAGAACCGATCTATTACGAAGCTGATTATTGTGTTTGCAACCTTGCGATGCCTTTTTTGAAAAACATTCTAGATGCTGATCTCCTAAAATCGGGACTTGAACCTGAATTCAAAGATGCATTAGAAGCCGTTTTTGTGGCACAATTTGAACCAACACAAGCTCCAGGTTATAAACCGCGAAAAGACGGATACGTTCCGCGTTTTTTAGCCTGTACCTCCAAAGTGGGCTGGCAAGCAAATCGATATTTATGGCAAGGAAGCCCAATAAATCCCAAAACAATGGGAGTTGAAAAATCCGAAGTAGGAGTTGTACCAATTTTTGGAGGAATCTCTTGGACAGACAATGAAATTCAACAAATTTGGTATCCATCTACGGCATATCAAGACGAAAAAGGTGTGCTCACAGGCGCTTATAATTTTGATAAAGTAGCATACGATTGGGGAAAATTATCCGTTGATGAGCGACTTACCAAAGCACGAAATGATGCCAGTAAGTTCGGTAAGAAATTTGCCGAAGGCTTAGGAGAAGGCGTTGCTATAGCTTGGCAAAATATGCCAAATATTAAGGGAGGCTGGGCCTATTGGCAAGCCGTTGGAGATGCGAACTACTCAACGAAACAATTTAACGCTATTGCACAGGGGTCCGGGATTATAGATCCGAAAACAAAAAATGCGAGCGATGCTAACTTTTTTATTGTTGGTGATCAAATTTCCTCCCTTCCTGGTTGGCAAGAAGGCGCTATTGCAGCCGCATTAAATGCAATTTCGAGAATGGCAAAACCAGAGGTTAAAATACAGCCATTGAAAAATTTACCGGACACTCGTTTGATGGTCGAAGGTATCTAA
- a CDS encoding cyclic peptide export ABC transporter — MRQKIWTSRYCREIFQGISDFFQEIKITITTKLARKLGKATLLNLLRLKLKVALPLLGFLAVINGLWSSSLLMLVSHKISGTPLPFYNEFDWLIYLIFVLVSFVLTYYFNGYMIKASLIFGKEMTLQIIDKLRLSNYESYLQIGEERVRTIMEDVRTLESLPGVFITFFNSLVMIIAGMGYMFWLYPKGALTIVSLIIILVFIYVYRNGIIEKDMDAKRDLDDVFMRFYNDFLHGFNKVKMSTKRSDSIFIGHITENRDKAIKLSTKAGLSSFGNELLGGYFFYFLIGAILFVLPVVFSIDKTVISGFMITLLFLMGPIGILINLMKSVIGYNVAFARINEFNDTLTDNLNHSDALPLTASNEEWPVLETLSINEITYQHVDETGSVTFELKPINLKFGKGEIIFISGSNGSGKSTFINLLSGLYIPKSGNIFLNDLIITDDNRAQYRDMISCIFSNNYLFTENYDNFNLLPSNKHLAELLKKMKLDKVIRQDENNRIFQNLSSGQQKRLALIYTLLENKDIFIFDEWAAEQDPEFRKYFYENIIPDLKNKGKTVIAITHDDAYYQYCDRLIKFNYGGMLVQEQMGLEVGS, encoded by the coding sequence ATGCGTCAAAAGATATGGACAAGCAGATATTGTCGAGAGATTTTTCAAGGTATTTCAGATTTTTTTCAGGAAATAAAAATTACAATTACAACTAAATTAGCTAGAAAATTGGGAAAAGCAACATTGCTTAATTTATTAAGATTAAAACTAAAAGTAGCATTACCACTACTTGGATTTTTGGCTGTAATTAATGGTTTATGGAGTAGCAGTTTGTTAATGCTGGTAAGTCATAAAATATCTGGAACTCCATTACCCTTTTATAATGAGTTTGATTGGTTAATTTATTTAATTTTTGTTTTAGTCTCTTTTGTGCTTACCTACTATTTTAATGGCTACATGATAAAAGCGAGCCTAATCTTTGGTAAAGAAATGACTCTGCAAATAATTGATAAACTTCGACTATCAAATTATGAATCTTATTTGCAGATTGGTGAGGAAAGAGTAAGAACGATAATGGAAGATGTACGTACTTTAGAATCACTTCCCGGAGTTTTTATCACTTTTTTTAATTCTTTAGTAATGATAATTGCCGGAATGGGATACATGTTTTGGCTTTATCCTAAAGGAGCCTTAACGATAGTTTCCCTTATTATTATACTGGTTTTTATCTATGTATATCGAAATGGAATTATTGAAAAGGATATGGATGCCAAGAGAGATCTTGATGATGTATTTATGAGATTTTATAACGACTTTTTACATGGGTTCAATAAAGTTAAAATGAGTACTAAGAGAAGTGATTCTATATTTATTGGCCACATTACAGAGAACCGTGATAAAGCAATAAAGCTGAGTACCAAGGCAGGATTATCGTCTTTTGGCAATGAATTATTAGGAGGTTATTTTTTTTACTTTTTGATTGGTGCAATACTTTTTGTCTTACCTGTTGTTTTTAGTATTGATAAAACAGTCATTTCTGGTTTTATGATTACTCTTTTATTCTTAATGGGACCAATTGGTATTTTGATAAACCTTATGAAGAGTGTCATAGGGTATAATGTTGCATTTGCCAGAATTAATGAGTTTAACGATACTCTTACAGATAATTTGAATCATTCAGATGCCCTTCCGTTAACAGCTTCAAATGAAGAGTGGCCAGTTTTAGAAACTCTTTCAATCAATGAGATAACCTATCAGCATGTTGATGAAACAGGAAGTGTTACGTTTGAACTTAAACCAATCAACCTGAAATTTGGGAAAGGGGAAATTATTTTTATCTCCGGAAGCAATGGTAGTGGAAAAAGTACTTTTATTAATTTACTATCAGGATTATATATTCCGAAATCTGGAAACATTTTCCTTAATGATTTAATAATTACAGATGATAACAGAGCGCAATATAGAGATATGATATCATGTATTTTTTCCAATAATTATCTCTTTACGGAGAATTATGATAATTTCAATCTTCTTCCATCTAACAAGCATTTAGCGGAGCTTTTGAAAAAAATGAAACTGGATAAAGTTATTAGACAGGATGAAAATAACAGAATATTTCAAAATTTGTCCAGTGGCCAGCAGAAGCGCCTCGCATTGATATATACACTTTTAGAAAACAAAGATATTTTCATTTTTGATGAATGGGCTGCGGAGCAAGATCCGGAATTTCGAAAGTATTTTTATGAAAATATAATTCCTGATTTAAAAAATAAAGGAAAAACTGTAATTGCAATTACCCATGATGACGCGTATTACCAATACTGTGATCGATTAATAAAATTCAATTACGGTGGAATGCTAGTGCAAGAACAAATGGGTTTAGAAGTTGGTAGCTGA